From Lysobacter auxotrophicus, the proteins below share one genomic window:
- the aqpZ gene encoding aquaporin Z: MIRKLAAEFIGTFWLVLGGCGSAVLAAKFGGDGNPLGIGLLGVSLAFGLTVLTGAYALGHISGGHFNPAVSFGLWAGGRFPARELVPYIIAQVLGGIFAGFILFHIASGTPGFAIDPNAAGAFASNGYGSHSPGGYGINAAFLTEIVMTAMFLIVILGATHARAPVGFAPIAIGLALTLIHLISIPVTNTSVNPARSTGVALFAGQVAMSQLWLFWVAPIAGGLLGGVIYRWLGQYGPDVKGVPR, translated from the coding sequence ATGATCAGGAAGCTTGCGGCCGAATTCATCGGCACGTTCTGGTTGGTGCTTGGCGGCTGCGGTAGCGCGGTCCTCGCAGCCAAGTTCGGCGGCGACGGCAATCCCCTCGGCATCGGCCTGCTCGGCGTGTCGCTGGCATTCGGCCTGACCGTGCTGACCGGCGCCTACGCGCTCGGCCACATTTCCGGCGGCCATTTCAATCCGGCGGTGAGTTTCGGCCTGTGGGCCGGCGGCCGCTTCCCGGCGCGCGAACTGGTGCCGTACATCATCGCCCAGGTGCTCGGCGGCATCTTCGCCGGCTTCATCCTGTTCCACATCGCCAGCGGCACGCCGGGCTTCGCGATCGATCCGAACGCGGCCGGCGCCTTCGCCAGCAACGGCTACGGCTCGCATTCGCCCGGCGGCTACGGGATCAATGCGGCGTTCCTGACGGAAATCGTGATGACCGCGATGTTCCTGATCGTGATCCTCGGCGCCACGCATGCACGGGCGCCGGTCGGTTTCGCGCCGATCGCGATCGGCCTGGCGCTGACGCTGATCCACCTGATCAGCATCCCGGTGACCAACACCTCGGTGAACCCGGCGCGTTCCACGGGCGTGGCGCTGTTCGCAGGCCAGGTCGCGATGTCGCAGCTGTGGCTGTTCTGGGTCGCGCCGATCGCCGGCGGCCTGCTCGGCGGCGTGATCTACCGCTGGCTCGGGCAGTACGGCCCGGATGTGAAGGGCGTGCCGCGCTGA
- a CDS encoding MBL fold metallo-hydrolase: protein MNRSSLSLAVSLLLAGSMLGGCAKPASEDQAAAPVPAAEAPAPVAPAPTPAAQENADIFRFKIGTLDAVALRDGTIDTPNDGKTFGVGQKTEDVAAVLAANGQPTDTLHLSIQPLLVRDGERTMLFDTGAGDVSWAKAGKLQASLGAAGVQPAQVTDIFISHGHPDHVGGLLTKDGALAFPNATVHLSAPEWAAIQKNAELAKLVAAVGAKVATFEPGATVLPGVTAVALEGHTPGHSAYEIASGDERLLYIGDAAHHYIVSVQRPDWTIAYDQDAAKGQAARRALLKRAADGNLRVYAVHFPFPGIGHVKTQGDAYVWVPEG from the coding sequence ATGAATCGCAGTTCCCTTTCCCTCGCGGTTTCCCTGCTGCTCGCAGGCAGCATGCTCGGCGGTTGCGCCAAGCCGGCATCCGAAGATCAGGCGGCCGCGCCTGTTCCTGCTGCCGAAGCACCGGCACCGGTCGCGCCGGCGCCCACACCGGCGGCACAGGAGAACGCCGACATCTTCCGCTTCAAGATCGGCACGCTCGATGCGGTCGCGCTGCGCGACGGCACCATCGACACGCCGAACGACGGCAAGACGTTCGGCGTCGGCCAGAAGACGGAGGACGTCGCCGCGGTGCTCGCCGCGAACGGCCAGCCGACCGACACGCTGCACCTGAGCATCCAGCCGCTGCTCGTGCGCGATGGCGAGCGCACGATGCTGTTCGACACCGGCGCTGGCGACGTGAGCTGGGCGAAGGCCGGCAAGCTGCAGGCATCGCTCGGCGCGGCGGGCGTGCAGCCGGCGCAGGTCACCGACATCTTCATCTCGCACGGCCACCCCGACCACGTCGGCGGCTTGCTGACGAAGGACGGCGCACTCGCGTTCCCGAACGCCACCGTGCACCTGTCGGCGCCGGAATGGGCAGCGATCCAGAAGAACGCGGAACTGGCGAAGCTCGTCGCCGCCGTCGGTGCGAAGGTCGCGACGTTCGAACCGGGCGCCACGGTGCTGCCGGGCGTCACCGCCGTCGCGCTGGAAGGCCACACGCCGGGCCACAGCGCATACGAGATCGCATCGGGCGACGAGCGTCTGCTGTATATCGGCGACGCGGCGCATCACTACATCGTGTCCGTGCAGCGCCCCGACTGGACCATCGCCTACGACCAGGACGCCGCGAAAGGCCAAGCGGCCCGCCGCGCCCTGCTCAAGCGCGCCGCCGACGGCAACCTGCGCGTGTATGCCGTGCACTTCCCGTTCCCGGGCATCGGCCACGTGAAGACGCAGGGCGACGCGTACGTGTGGGTACCGGAAGGGTGA
- a CDS encoding response regulator, whose translation MKPNVLMVEDEAYLAMALEDLLTDAGYHVLGAARLSDALDIADHERVDVALLDINVQGEQVYPLANRLRECGVPFAFASAYSKDTIPEDFHDCELVRKPYTYERIIEAVESMVEQARPH comes from the coding sequence ATGAAACCCAACGTGTTGATGGTCGAGGACGAGGCGTATCTGGCAATGGCACTGGAAGACCTGCTGACCGACGCGGGCTACCACGTACTCGGCGCGGCGCGGCTGTCCGATGCGCTCGACATCGCCGACCATGAACGCGTCGACGTCGCGCTGCTCGACATCAACGTGCAGGGCGAGCAGGTGTACCCGCTCGCCAACCGCCTGCGCGAGTGCGGCGTCCCGTTCGCGTTCGCGTCGGCGTACTCGAAGGACACGATCCCCGAGGACTTCCACGACTGCGAGCTGGTGCGCAAGCCGTACACCTACGAGCGGATCATCGAGGCGGTGGAATCGATGGTGGAGCAGGCTCGGCCGCATTGA
- a CDS encoding DEAD/DEAH box helicase — protein MNQPARSPTDLSVFPEVARPRPAADGRALAQRLENKYLSRITGVHTVPGRPERSVPMPDDVPAGVVQALAARGIDRLYSHQAEAWHAVRRGEDVVIATATASGKSLCYLLPVLAAASTQRSKALFLFPTKALAQDQVAELLELNSAGNLGVRTFTFDGDTPGDARQAIRLHGDIVVSNPDMLHQGILPHHTKWAQFFENLRYVVIDEVHSYRGVFGSHVANVIRRLQRICAFYGSKPQFILCSATIGNPKAHAEALTERDVTAVTESGAPSGDKHVLLWNPPVINPDLGLRASARSQSNLIARLTIKAGLKTLVFAQSRLMVEVLTKYLKDVFDSDPRKPARIRSYRGGYLPTERRETERAMRAGTIDGIVSTSALELGVDIGALDAVVLNGYPGSIAATWQRFGRAGRRQQASVGVLVASSDPLDQYVIRHPEFFANASPEHARIHADQPVILLDHIRCAAFELPFQARELFGPVDPQVYLQLLAEDGVVHNENERWEWIADSYPANAVSLRSVADGNFVVVDRTQGRQTIIAEVDFSSAPLTLYEGAIYMVQATPYQVEKLDWDGRKAFVTRTHVDYYTDAIDYTKLNVLERFDGSPAGRGTCHHGEVHVVRRVAGYKKIRYYTHENIGYGPVTLPDQELHTTSVWWQLPPAVLESEFASRQEALDGFLGAGYALHVVAKLAVMAEGVDLQKAVGDGNGAWFASADGRGRGQLRGAGEDAASLEDGERFVPTVYLYDNYPGGVGLSEPLHFRQRELVQRAVELVERCDCKAGCPACVGPVLAIDEDASVAPRALALRVLKALAPA, from the coding sequence ATGAACCAGCCGGCGCGCAGCCCGACCGACCTCTCCGTCTTTCCCGAGGTCGCGCGCCCGCGGCCGGCCGCCGATGGACGCGCGCTCGCGCAGCGGCTGGAGAACAAGTACCTCTCGCGCATCACCGGCGTGCACACCGTCCCGGGCCGGCCGGAGCGCAGCGTGCCGATGCCCGACGACGTCCCCGCCGGTGTCGTGCAGGCGTTGGCCGCGCGCGGCATCGATCGCCTCTATTCGCACCAGGCCGAGGCATGGCACGCGGTGCGTCGCGGCGAGGACGTGGTGATCGCCACTGCCACCGCGTCGGGCAAGAGCCTGTGCTACCTGCTGCCCGTGCTCGCGGCCGCCTCGACGCAGCGTTCGAAGGCCTTGTTCCTGTTCCCGACCAAGGCGCTGGCGCAGGACCAGGTCGCCGAACTGCTCGAACTCAACTCCGCCGGCAACCTGGGCGTGCGCACCTTCACCTTCGACGGCGACACGCCCGGCGACGCGCGACAGGCGATCCGCCTGCACGGCGACATCGTGGTGAGCAATCCCGACATGCTCCACCAGGGCATCCTGCCGCACCACACCAAGTGGGCGCAGTTCTTCGAGAACCTGCGCTACGTGGTGATCGACGAAGTGCACAGCTACCGCGGCGTGTTCGGCTCGCACGTGGCGAACGTGATCCGCCGCCTGCAGCGCATCTGCGCGTTCTATGGCTCGAAGCCGCAGTTCATCCTGTGCTCGGCAACCATCGGCAATCCGAAGGCGCACGCCGAAGCGCTGACCGAGCGCGACGTCACCGCCGTTACCGAATCCGGCGCGCCCAGCGGCGACAAGCACGTGCTGTTGTGGAATCCACCGGTGATCAATCCCGACCTCGGCCTGCGCGCGTCGGCGCGTTCGCAGAGCAACCTCATCGCGCGACTGACCATCAAGGCCGGCTTGAAGACGCTGGTGTTCGCGCAGTCGCGGCTGATGGTGGAAGTGCTGACGAAGTACCTCAAGGACGTGTTCGACAGCGATCCGCGCAAACCGGCGCGCATCCGCAGTTATCGCGGAGGATACCTGCCGACGGAGCGCCGCGAGACCGAACGCGCCATGCGCGCCGGCACCATCGACGGCATCGTGTCCACGTCCGCGCTGGAACTGGGCGTGGATATCGGCGCGCTCGACGCCGTGGTGCTCAATGGTTATCCGGGTTCGATCGCCGCGACGTGGCAGCGCTTCGGCCGTGCGGGACGGCGCCAGCAGGCCTCGGTCGGCGTGCTGGTCGCCAGTTCCGATCCGCTGGACCAGTACGTGATCCGGCATCCGGAGTTCTTCGCCAATGCGTCGCCGGAGCATGCGCGCATCCATGCCGACCAGCCGGTGATCCTGCTCGACCACATCCGCTGCGCGGCGTTCGAGCTCCCGTTCCAGGCGCGCGAGCTATTCGGCCCGGTCGATCCGCAGGTGTACCTGCAACTGCTCGCCGAAGACGGCGTGGTGCACAACGAGAACGAACGCTGGGAGTGGATCGCCGACAGCTATCCCGCCAATGCGGTGAGCCTGCGTTCGGTGGCCGACGGCAACTTCGTCGTGGTCGACCGCACGCAGGGCCGGCAGACGATCATCGCTGAAGTCGATTTCTCCAGCGCGCCGCTGACGCTGTACGAAGGCGCGATCTACATGGTGCAGGCCACGCCGTACCAGGTGGAGAAACTCGACTGGGACGGCCGCAAGGCCTTCGTCACGCGCACGCACGTGGACTACTACACCGACGCGATCGACTACACGAAGCTGAACGTGCTCGAACGTTTCGACGGCTCGCCCGCGGGCCGCGGCACGTGTCATCACGGCGAAGTGCACGTGGTGCGTCGCGTCGCCGGCTACAAGAAGATCCGCTACTACACGCACGAGAACATCGGCTACGGTCCGGTCACGCTGCCCGACCAGGAACTGCATACGACCAGCGTGTGGTGGCAGTTGCCGCCGGCGGTGCTCGAATCGGAATTCGCCTCGCGGCAGGAAGCGCTCGACGGGTTCCTCGGTGCCGGCTACGCGCTGCACGTCGTCGCCAAGCTCGCGGTGATGGCCGAAGGCGTCGATCTGCAGAAGGCCGTCGGCGACGGCAACGGCGCGTGGTTCGCCAGCGCGGACGGGCGCGGACGCGGGCAGTTGCGCGGCGCGGGCGAAGACGCGGCGTCGCTGGAAGACGGCGAGCGTTTCGTACCGACCGTCTACCTCTACGACAACTATCCCGGCGGCGTCGGCCTGAGCGAGCCGCTGCACTTCCGCCAGCGCGAACTCGTGCAGCGCGCGGTGGAACTGGTCGAACGATGCGACTGCAAGGCCGGTTGCCCGGCGTGCGTGGGCCCGGTGCTCGCGATCGACGAAGATGCCAGCGTCGCGCCGCGTGCGCTTGCATTGCGCGTACTCAAGGCCTTGGCGCCCGCATGA
- a CDS encoding sensor domain-containing diguanylate cyclase produces the protein MTSRFSPLRVFLAATVILVSLGLYVVANAIQFASDYRMVTHTYDVLRTLDHIESLKHQAVAESRGYLLAGRADNRDNFWRIGGELQREADLLAERVVDNPPQHERAVALRRALDARLRLSVQAMQSRTPGEAASGTAATIVTAVRSGDADVARRLEQLRMAENQLLSKRSARAERSAWLTLFAAGVGIPLSLMLIGYAQRRLARENRDRKVAERAASASNTELNATVEQLARLSDSMAALSQYSGMLQGASDAQELYEITATTFRQLLPGMGGLLYVIRASRDHAELVAQWGGAVAPNDPAPALQACWSVRRHAPFAMEDLRHGLRCSHIGRPHGAEDVHGLCVPLSAHGEVVGWLSLQGEGRGRIPDESLAIRLCEQLSLALANVRLRESLRHQAVRDPLTGLFNRRYLEESLAREIARCQRRGQPLAVLMLDVDHFKLFNDRHGHAMGDAALSAFARMLKTRCRPEDIACRYGGEEFTLILPETDLATALERAEDIRAGAAMLRIGDPGASMLRITVSIGVALMPEHGDVGLELMRAGDQALYRAKHEGRDRVAVADGRVAAAV, from the coding sequence ATGACCTCACGTTTTTCGCCGCTGCGCGTGTTCCTTGCGGCCACGGTGATCCTGGTGTCGCTCGGGCTGTATGTGGTCGCCAACGCGATCCAGTTCGCCTCCGACTACCGGATGGTCACGCACACCTACGACGTGCTGCGCACGCTCGACCACATCGAATCGCTCAAGCACCAGGCCGTGGCCGAGTCGCGCGGCTACCTGCTCGCCGGGCGCGCGGACAATCGCGACAACTTCTGGCGCATCGGCGGCGAACTCCAGCGCGAGGCCGACCTGCTCGCCGAACGCGTGGTCGACAACCCGCCGCAGCACGAGCGGGCCGTGGCGCTGCGCCGCGCGCTCGATGCGCGCCTGCGCCTGAGCGTGCAGGCGATGCAGTCGCGGACGCCGGGCGAGGCAGCGTCCGGCACCGCGGCCACCATCGTGACGGCGGTGCGCTCCGGCGACGCCGATGTCGCGCGCCGTCTGGAACAGCTGCGCATGGCCGAGAACCAGCTGCTGTCGAAGCGTTCCGCACGCGCCGAACGCTCGGCCTGGCTGACGCTGTTCGCCGCCGGCGTCGGCATTCCGCTGAGCCTGATGCTCATCGGCTACGCGCAGCGCCGGCTGGCGCGCGAGAACCGCGACCGCAAGGTCGCCGAACGCGCCGCGTCGGCATCGAACACCGAACTCAACGCGACGGTGGAGCAGCTCGCGCGCCTGTCCGACAGCATGGCCGCGCTGAGCCAGTACTCGGGCATGTTGCAGGGCGCGTCGGACGCGCAGGAGCTGTACGAAATCACCGCCACCACCTTCCGCCAGCTGCTGCCCGGCATGGGCGGGCTGCTGTACGTGATCCGTGCTTCGCGCGATCACGCCGAGCTGGTCGCGCAATGGGGCGGGGCAGTGGCGCCGAACGATCCCGCGCCCGCGCTGCAGGCGTGCTGGTCGGTGCGCCGGCACGCGCCGTTCGCGATGGAAGACCTGCGGCACGGCCTGCGTTGTTCGCACATCGGCCGGCCGCACGGCGCCGAAGACGTGCACGGCCTGTGCGTACCGCTCAGCGCGCACGGCGAAGTCGTCGGCTGGCTGTCGTTGCAGGGCGAGGGTCGAGGGCGCATCCCGGACGAGTCGCTGGCGATCCGCCTGTGCGAACAGCTGTCGCTGGCGCTGGCTAACGTGCGGCTGCGCGAAAGCCTGCGCCACCAGGCCGTGCGCGATCCGCTCACGGGGCTGTTCAATCGCCGGTACCTGGAGGAATCGCTGGCGCGCGAGATCGCCCGCTGCCAGCGTCGCGGGCAACCGCTGGCCGTGCTGATGCTCGACGTCGACCACTTCAAGCTCTTCAACGACCGGCACGGGCATGCGATGGGCGATGCCGCGCTTTCCGCATTCGCGCGCATGTTGAAGACGCGTTGCCGGCCGGAGGATATCGCCTGCCGTTACGGCGGCGAGGAATTCACCCTGATCCTGCCGGAGACCGATCTGGCGACCGCGCTCGAGCGCGCCGAAGACATCCGCGCCGGCGCGGCGATGCTGCGCATCGGCGATCCGGGCGCCTCGATGCTGCGCATCACCGTGTCGATCGGCGTGGCGCTGATGCCGGAGCACGGCGACGTCGGTCTGGAATTGATGCGCGCCGGCGACCAGGCGCTGTATCGCGCCAAGCATGAGGGGCGCGACCGGGTCGCGGTGGCGGATGGGCGGGTGGCCGCGGCGGTGTAG
- a CDS encoding EF-hand domain-containing protein: MKSGNSMALWLGVLLLAPAAAMAGDDKAKLMDTNSDGMVSSAEHAAGAKTMFTQMDANSDGKVTAAEMDAFHASKMAGKGDKMKMSSAEKIKKIDTDGDGAISAAEHDAGSAQMFTRMDTNGDGNLTAAEMKAGHDKEMRSAKSGP; encoded by the coding sequence ATGAAATCAGGTAACTCGATGGCACTGTGGCTGGGCGTGCTGCTGCTCGCACCGGCCGCCGCGATGGCCGGCGACGACAAGGCCAAGCTGATGGACACCAACTCTGATGGCATGGTCAGTTCGGCCGAACACGCCGCGGGCGCCAAGACGATGTTCACGCAGATGGACGCCAACAGCGACGGCAAGGTCACCGCCGCCGAGATGGACGCGTTCCACGCCAGCAAGATGGCCGGCAAGGGCGACAAGATGAAGATGTCGTCCGCGGAGAAGATCAAGAAGATCGACACCGACGGCGACGGCGCGATCTCAGCGGCCGAACACGATGCCGGCTCGGCGCAGATGTTCACCAGGATGGACACCAACGGCGACGGCAACCTCACCGCCGCGGAGATGAAGGCCGGCCACGACAAGGAAATGCGGTCGGCGAAGAGCGGGCCGTAA
- a CDS encoding M1 family metallopeptidase, which yields MRRTLVTAVALALASFTAASTAAPAAPGVPMSRPATTTQLPRNVVPTHYDVAITPDIAGLTLAGKATIALQVIEPTPTITLNALDMTFASAALTPASGKGRALTPKVAVDNAAQTATFTFDKPLAPGAYRLALDYTGKIGTQANGLFAIDYDTASGSKRALFTQFENSDARRMIPSWDEPAHKATFTLTATVPTGQMAVSNMPATSTTDLGNGTTRVAFAPSPKMSTYLLFLSVGDFERATTQAEGVEVGVVTQRGAIDQARFALDSSADVLREYNDYFGTPYPLPKLDNVASPGASQFFSAMENWGAIFTFEHTLLLDPSISTQSDKQRVFAVAAHEIAHQWFGDLVTMSWWDDLWLNEGFATWMASRTTSMLHPEWNTQLEAIGSRESAMALDAVESTHPVVQHVETVEQASQAFDSITYEKGSAVIRMLEGYVGGDAWREGVRSYMKAHAYGNTVSDDLWREIQNAAGKPVLDIAHDFTLQPGIPMLRVAAGKCENGRTTLTLTQDEFTRDRPGKTPLRWRVPVIAQAAGGEPVRTVVEGGTGTLDVPGCGTVIVNAGQSGYYRTLYAPAQFAGIRSDFAKLDAIDQLGVMNDVWALGMAGLQTPSDYLDLVKATPVDADPQIWGDIAGALRSLDNYYRGDAARQAKFRAFAIAQLAPVFARVGWDAKPGEADPVKVLRTDLIESLGALGDRGVIDEARRRYASRDANALPGELRRSVLGVVARHADAATWERLHAAAKAEKTPLVKDDLYMLLSSTQDAALAQRALELALTDEPGATNSAGMIRTVAGLHPDLAFDFAVAHREQVDTKVDSTSRSRYYPRLASNSLDPAMVGKVRAYADAHVAPSSRRASENAMANITYRVGVKKQRLPAIDAWLAKHKG from the coding sequence ATGCGCCGTACCCTGGTAACCGCCGTCGCGCTGGCCCTGGCCAGCTTCACCGCAGCTTCGACGGCGGCCCCCGCCGCTCCCGGTGTCCCCATGAGCCGCCCCGCCACGACGACGCAGTTGCCGCGGAACGTGGTGCCCACGCACTACGACGTGGCGATCACCCCCGACATCGCCGGGCTCACGCTGGCCGGCAAGGCGACCATCGCGCTGCAGGTGATCGAGCCCACGCCGACCATCACGCTCAACGCCCTCGACATGACCTTCGCCTCGGCCGCGCTCACGCCAGCGAGCGGCAAGGGTCGCGCGTTGACGCCGAAAGTCGCCGTCGACAACGCCGCGCAGACGGCCACCTTCACCTTCGACAAGCCGCTCGCGCCCGGTGCCTACCGGCTCGCGCTGGATTACACCGGCAAGATCGGCACGCAGGCCAACGGCCTGTTCGCCATCGACTACGACACCGCATCGGGCAGCAAGCGCGCGCTGTTCACGCAGTTCGAGAACTCCGATGCGCGCCGCATGATCCCGTCGTGGGACGAGCCGGCGCACAAGGCGACCTTCACCCTCACCGCCACCGTGCCCACCGGGCAGATGGCGGTGAGCAACATGCCCGCGACGTCCACGACGGACCTTGGCAACGGCACCACGCGCGTGGCGTTCGCACCGTCGCCGAAGATGTCGACGTACCTGCTGTTCCTCTCCGTCGGCGATTTCGAACGCGCCACCACGCAGGCCGAAGGCGTGGAAGTCGGCGTGGTCACGCAGCGCGGCGCGATCGACCAGGCGCGTTTCGCGCTGGATTCCTCGGCCGACGTGCTGCGCGAGTACAACGACTACTTCGGCACGCCATACCCGCTGCCCAAGCTCGACAACGTCGCCTCGCCGGGCGCGAGCCAGTTCTTCAGCGCGATGGAGAACTGGGGCGCCATCTTCACCTTCGAACACACCCTGCTGCTGGATCCGAGCATCTCCACGCAGTCCGACAAGCAGCGCGTGTTCGCGGTGGCCGCGCACGAGATCGCGCACCAGTGGTTCGGCGACCTGGTCACGATGAGCTGGTGGGACGACCTGTGGCTCAACGAAGGCTTCGCGACGTGGATGGCCTCGCGCACCACTTCGATGCTGCATCCGGAATGGAACACGCAGCTGGAGGCGATCGGTTCGCGTGAATCGGCGATGGCGCTGGATGCTGTGGAATCCACGCACCCGGTCGTGCAGCACGTCGAGACGGTCGAACAGGCGAGCCAGGCCTTCGACTCGATCACCTACGAAAAGGGCAGCGCGGTGATCCGCATGCTCGAAGGCTACGTCGGCGGCGACGCATGGCGCGAGGGCGTGCGCAGCTACATGAAGGCGCACGCATACGGCAACACGGTGTCGGACGACCTGTGGCGCGAGATCCAGAACGCCGCCGGCAAGCCCGTGCTCGACATCGCGCACGACTTCACGTTGCAGCCGGGCATCCCGATGCTGCGCGTGGCCGCCGGCAAGTGCGAGAACGGCCGCACGACGCTGACGCTCACGCAGGACGAGTTCACGCGCGATCGCCCCGGCAAGACGCCGCTGCGCTGGCGCGTGCCGGTGATCGCGCAGGCCGCCGGTGGCGAGCCGGTGCGCACGGTGGTCGAAGGCGGGACGGGCACGCTCGACGTGCCGGGCTGCGGCACGGTCATCGTCAACGCCGGGCAGAGCGGCTACTACCGCACGTTGTATGCGCCGGCGCAGTTCGCGGGCATCCGTTCGGATTTCGCGAAGCTCGACGCGATCGACCAGCTCGGCGTGATGAACGACGTGTGGGCGCTCGGCATGGCCGGCCTGCAGACGCCGTCGGATTACCTCGACCTGGTGAAGGCGACGCCGGTCGATGCCGACCCGCAGATCTGGGGCGACATCGCCGGCGCGCTGCGCAGCCTTGACAATTATTACCGCGGCGATGCGGCGCGGCAGGCGAAGTTCCGCGCGTTCGCGATCGCGCAGCTGGCGCCGGTGTTCGCGCGCGTGGGCTGGGACGCGAAGCCGGGCGAGGCCGATCCGGTGAAGGTGCTGCGCACGGACCTGATCGAATCGCTCGGCGCACTAGGCGATCGCGGCGTGATCGATGAAGCGCGTCGTCGTTACGCGTCGCGCGATGCCAATGCCTTGCCGGGCGAGTTGCGCCGCAGCGTGCTCGGCGTCGTCGCGCGCCATGCCGACGCCGCGACGTGGGAGCGCCTGCATGCCGCCGCGAAGGCGGAAAAGACGCCGCTGGTGAAGGACGACCTGTACATGCTGCTGTCTTCCACGCAGGACGCCGCGCTCGCGCAACGCGCGCTGGAGCTCGCGCTCACCGATGAGCCCGGTGCGACCAACAGCGCCGGCATGATCCGCACCGTCGCCGGCCTGCACCCGGACCTCGCGTTCGACTTCGCCGTCGCGCATCGCGAGCAGGTCGACACCAAGGTCGATTCGACGTCGCGCTCGCGCTATTACCCGCGTCTTGCGAGCAATTCGCTGGATCCGGCGATGGTCGGCAAGGTGCGGGCGTACGCGGACGCGCACGTGGCGCCGAGCTCGCGCCGCGCATCGGAAAACGCGATGGCGAACATCACCTATCGCGTCGGCGTGAAGAAGCAGCGGCTGCCGGCGATCGACGCGTGGCTGGCGAAGCACAAGGGGTGA
- a CDS encoding 2'-5' RNA ligase family protein yields MIALDVLLEPDPTTQARARATNAALRADHPVGFAFDDTHLPHVTLAQRYVYERDLPALFAAIESIASAHNPLALSLEVTGVQVRIDGDTGSASWRITSTPALQALADDCLEAAQRLAVAGGTAQAFVPNEDGSPIRESTIRYVERFVPDHSGANYAPHLTLGHARAAFLRELEAAAFEAFQFSPVAVGVYQVGNHGTARRCLWRWPGSG; encoded by the coding sequence ATGATCGCCCTCGACGTCCTGCTCGAACCCGACCCGACCACGCAGGCCCGCGCGCGCGCGACCAACGCGGCGCTGCGCGCCGACCATCCGGTCGGCTTCGCCTTCGACGACACGCACCTGCCGCACGTCACGCTGGCGCAGCGTTACGTGTACGAGCGCGATCTGCCCGCGCTGTTCGCGGCGATCGAATCGATCGCCAGCGCGCACAACCCGCTCGCGCTGTCGCTGGAGGTCACCGGCGTGCAGGTGCGTATCGACGGCGACACGGGGAGCGCGTCATGGCGCATCACCTCGACGCCCGCGCTGCAGGCGCTGGCGGACGATTGCCTGGAGGCGGCGCAGAGGCTCGCCGTCGCGGGCGGCACGGCGCAGGCGTTCGTGCCGAACGAGGATGGATCGCCCATTCGCGAGTCGACGATCCGCTACGTGGAGCGCTTCGTCCCCGATCACAGCGGTGCCAACTACGCGCCGCACCTGACGCTGGGGCATGCGCGCGCGGCATTCCTTCGGGAGCTGGAGGCGGCCGCGTTCGAGGCGTTCCAGTTCTCGCCGGTGGCCGTCGGCGTGTATCAGGTGGGCAATCACGGGACCGCGCGGCGGTGCTTGTGGCGGTGGCCGGGGAGCGGTTGA
- a CDS encoding ribonuclease H-like domain-containing protein, with amino-acid sequence MSLTLARLQQLKRQAGAATPSKPVEPARTPSIDDLRRHLRRRAPEPVSRIASNDRHVPGVEIAPGLRLVEARLPFAPPQAWIDGRFDRRDALDAQRLMFFDTETTGLAGGSGTRAFMIGAADWFEGALRVRQLLITAMSGEAAMLEAFRQWLRPDTMLVSYNGKCFDAPLLATRFRLNRMGTPLAELAHVDLLYPTRRRYRGRWENCRLATIERRALNVVREDDLPGSEAPAAWLSYLRGGSAFNLRRVLAHNDRDVATLAELLLHLSQLSAAEMDAALETPLPSVEAW; translated from the coding sequence ATGAGCCTGACCCTCGCGCGTCTGCAACAACTCAAGCGGCAGGCCGGCGCCGCAACGCCTTCGAAACCCGTCGAGCCCGCGCGCACGCCGAGCATCGACGACCTGCGCCGGCACCTGCGACGTCGCGCGCCCGAGCCGGTGTCGCGCATCGCATCGAACGATCGCCACGTGCCCGGCGTGGAGATCGCACCCGGCCTGCGTCTGGTCGAAGCACGGTTGCCGTTCGCCCCGCCGCAGGCCTGGATCGACGGTCGCTTCGATCGTCGCGATGCGCTGGATGCGCAACGGCTCATGTTCTTCGATACGGAAACCACGGGACTGGCCGGTGGCAGCGGCACGCGCGCCTTCATGATCGGCGCTGCCGACTGGTTCGAGGGCGCGCTGCGCGTGCGGCAGTTGCTGATCACCGCGATGTCCGGCGAAGCGGCGATGCTCGAGGCCTTCCGCCAATGGCTGCGGCCCGACACGATGCTGGTGAGCTACAACGGCAAGTGCTTTGATGCGCCGCTGCTCGCCACGCGCTTCCGCCTCAACCGCATGGGCACCCCACTGGCGGAGCTGGCGCACGTGGACCTGCTGTATCCCACGCGGCGGCGCTATCGCGGGCGGTGGGAGAACTGCCGGCTCGCGACGATTGAGCGCCGCGCATTGAACGTGGTGCGCGAGGACGATCTCCCCGGATCCGAAGCGCCCGCGGCGTGGTTGTCGTACCTGCGTGGCGGCTCGGCGTTCAACCTGCGACGCGTACTCGCGCACAACGATCGCGACGTCGCGACCCTGGCCGAACTGCTGCTGCACCTGTCGCAGCTGAGCGCCGCGGAGATGGATGCCGCGCTGGAAACGCCGCTTCCCTCGGTCGAAGCCTGGTAG